In Oryza brachyantha chromosome 2, ObraRS2, whole genome shotgun sequence, a single window of DNA contains:
- the LOC102719354 gene encoding cysteine proteinase 1 produces MDRRLLLLLGLLLLVSPAVAVSGDEEEPLIRQVVGGGDDENELELNAERHFASFVQRFGKAYRDADEHAYRLSVFKANLRRARRHQLLDPSASHGVTKFSDLTPAEFRRTYLGLRTSRRAFLRGLGGSAHEAPVLPTDGLPDDFDWRDHGAVGPVKNQGSCGSCWSFSASGALEGANYLATGEMKVLSEQQMVDCDHECDSSEPDSCDAGCNGGLMTNAFSYLLKSGGLESEKDYPYSGRDGTCKFDKSKIAASVQNFSVVSVDEDQIAANLVKHGPLAIGINAAYMQTYIGGVSCPYICGKHLDHGVLLVGYGSSGFAPIRLKDKPYWIIKNSWGENWGEHGYYKICRGSNVRDKCGVDSMVSTVTAIHTSKE; encoded by the exons ATGGatcgtcgcctcctcctcctcctcggcctcctcctcctcgtctcgccggcggtggccgtctccggcgacgaggaggagcccCTGATCCGGCaggtggtcggcggcggcgacgacgagaacgAGCTGGAGCTGAACGCGGAGCGCCACTTCGCGAGCTTCGTGCAGAGGTTCGGGAAGGCGTACAGGGACGCCGACGAGCACGCGTACCGGCTGTCCGTCTTCAAGGCCAacctccgccgcgcccgccggcACCAGCTGCTCGACCCCTCGGCGTCCCACGGCGTCACCAAGTTCTCCGACCTCACCCCGGCCGAGTTCCGCCGGACCTACCTCGGCCTCCGCACGTCGCGCCGCGCCTTCCTGAGGGGCCTCGGCGGGTCGGCCCACGAGGCACCCGTCCTCCCCACCGACGGCCTCCCCGACGACTTCGACTGGAGGGACCACGGCGCCGTCGGCCCCGTCAAGAACCAG GGATCGTGCGGGTCGTGCTGGTCGTTCAGCGCGTCGGGGGCGCTGGAGGGAGCGAACTACCTGGCGACGGGCGAGATGAAGGTGCTCTCCGAGCAGCAGATGGTCGACTGCGACCATGAG TGTGATTCATCGGAACCAGATTCATGTGATGCTGGATGCAATGGTGGATTGATGACTAACGCCTTCAGCTATCTTTTGAAATCTGGTGGCCTTGAGAGTGAGAAGGATTACCCTTACAGTGGGAGGGATGGAACCTGCAAATTTGATAAGTCGAAGATTGCTGCTTCAGTTCAGAACTTCAGTGTTGTTTCTGTTGATGAAGATCAGATTGCTGCTAACCTTGTCAAACATGGCCCACTTGCAA TTGGCATCAATGCTGCCTACATGCAAACATACATTGGTGGTGTGTCGTGCCCTTATATCTGTGGCAAGCACCTTGATCACGGCGTTCTTCTTGTTGGTTATGGCTCATCCGGTTTTGCTCCGATCCGCCTGAAGGATAAGCCCTACTGGATCATCAAGAACTCGTGGGGTGAGAACTGGGGAGAGCATGGGTACTACAAGATCTGCAGGGGCTCAAACGTCCGCGACAAATGTGGCGTGGATTCTATGGTCTCCACCGTGACTGCCATCCATACTTCCAAGGAGTAG